One Fusarium musae strain F31 chromosome 6, whole genome shotgun sequence DNA segment encodes these proteins:
- a CDS encoding hypothetical protein (EggNog:ENOG41~BUSCO:EOG0926484N), with protein MFVPRRALFAARRVPTFFHPIARYATEASDVTLQKPDEDVAQVNQEDVVTKPKYTPRAKAATSTASAKSPTARSTPAAASTKSTYASKTFPPKPMASSKSAKPESPHKPVTVSKSILSETSETDTENTDHINWETSWYGLGVKAVTPEQNEILARPVDADDVEVKPDGIIYLPEVKYRRRLNEAFGPMAWGMVHRGDVVIGNQIVTREYALIVNGRPESIPAAIEGAKSNALMRCCKDLGIASELWDPVYIRWFKKHYIEEKWVEHAVTKKKRTFFYKKGLAEATYPYKFC; from the exons ATGTTCGTCCCTCGTCGCGCCCTCTTCGCCGCCCGAAGAGTTCCCACTTTCTTTCATCCGATTGCACGATACGCTACCGAAGCATCAGACGTGACGCTACAAAAGcccgatgaagatgttgcaCAAGTGAACCAAGAAGACGTCGTTACAAAGCCCAAATACACGCCCAGAGCTAAAGCTGCAACTTCGACTGCGTCTGCGAAGTCGCCAACTGCAAGGTCTACACCTGCAGCCGCATCTACAAAGTCTACATATGCGTCCAAGACATTTCCTCCAAAGCCCATGGCAAGCAGCAAGAGTGCTAAGCCCGAGAGCCCACACAAGCCTGTTACAGTGTCGAAGAGCATTCTGAGCGAGACTAGCGAGACGGACACGGAGAACACAGACCACATCAACTGGGAGACGAGCTGGTACGGCCTGGGTGTGAAGGCTGTTACTCCCGAGCAGAATGAGATTCTCGCAAGGCCAGTTGATGCTGACGATGTGGAGGTCAAGCCCGATGGTATCATCTACTTGCCAGAGGTCAAGTACCGACGGCGGCTGAATGAGGCTTTTGGTCCGATGGCTTGGGGAATGGTCCATCGTGGGGATGTCGTTATCGGCAATCAGATCGTGACGCGCGAATACGCTCTTATCGTGAACGGCCG CCCCGAATCTATCCCTGCCGCCATTGAGGGTGCCAAATCCAACGCCCTGATGCGCTGCTGCAAGGATCTCGGTATCGCCTCTGAACTCTGGGATCCTGTGTACATCCGCTGGTTCAAAAAGCACTACATAGAGGAAAAATGGGTTGAGCACGCGGTCactaagaagaagaggactttcttttataaGAAGGGTCTCGCTGAGGCAACATACCCTTACAAGTTCTGTTAG
- a CDS encoding hypothetical protein (EggNog:ENOG41): protein MADVLGRAQIPLYGYFRLLFLLYLILPQTQGARRLYEEYVHPYLEKNETQIDDFIASAHERLTAAGISYLKLAIEQFKVKVLGLPPSEPESPPPEPAQGYTQSLLSRFNVPAARWAGNTSSGTDFYSLLSSAVAAATNAGAGGQSAGTRTVGGEPTNSGALIPPHLRESGARMDFISAQRDRLNVLISALDREAQDLRTEAQRAQTSTGSRRDPMAYGGYDNNEEDEPTQRPPSGLSGWSGISKSRSETDFERIDAETSSDEDHRQVRRRNQGAGTRNASGSWVPWGWGGDTASGGGASASGRER, encoded by the exons ATGGCTGATGTACTGGGTCGTGCTCA GATTCCGCTTTACGGTTATTTCCGTTTACTATTCCTCCTCTACCTTATCCTCCCACAGACACAGGGCGCTCGACGCCTATACGAAGAATATGTCCATCCTTATCTTGAAAAGAACGAGACGCAGATTGACGACTTCATCGCAAGCGCACATGAGCGCTTGACTGCTGCCGGAATATCTTACCTCAAGCTCGCTATCGAGcagttcaaggtcaaggtccttGGTCTTCCACCATCCGAACCCGAGTCGCCTCCTCCCGAGCCTGCGCAAGGCTATACACAATCGCTTCTGTCACGATTCAACGTCCCTGCTGCGCGATGGGCTGGTAATACCAGCAGCGGAACCGACTTTTACAGCCTACTCTCTAGCGCTGTGGCAGCTGCTACCAACGCAGGTGCAGGTGGACAATCAGCTGGTACGAGAACAGTTGGAGGTGAGCCCACAAACTCGGGCGCATTGATCCCACCACATCTTCGCGAGTCTGGCGCTAGAATGGACTTCATCTCGGCTCAGCGCGATCGCCTGAATGTCCTGATTTCGGCACTTGATCGTGAGGCCCAGGATCTTCGTACCGAAGCTCAGCGTGCCCAGACAAGCACAGGATCTCGCCGCGATCCAATGGCCTATGGAGGTTATGATAATAATGAGGAGGACGAACCTACCCAGCGACCACCTAGTGGTCTAAGCGGATGGAGTGGTATTAGCAAGAGTCGCAGTGAGACCGATTTCGAAAGGATCGACGCAGAGACTAGTTCGGACGAAGACCATCGCCAGGTGCGCCGAAGAAACCAGGGAGCTGGCACTAGAAATGCATCAGGCTCATGGGTTCCTTGGGGATGGGGCGGTGATACCGCATCAGGTGGCGGAGCGAGCGCCTCCGGAAGGGAAAGATAG
- a CDS encoding hypothetical protein (EggNog:ENOG41) yields the protein MSHTPLPGGLISFGSDANCTLELCPLESSILRYQPNLPANAIFIGVFGLSMALHIFQGIKMKTWGFMASMMAGCILEIIGYIGRLIIHDNPFDFIGFLLQISKCFSEPDSNKGWMERENLTNSGPVMITIAPVFFSAAIYVLLSQVINFVDPSVSRFSPKYFYWIFIPSDIISLILQAVGGAVSVVSTAQEDVKTGEDISIAGLVFQVVTLLCFVALFIDYVFRASKSPARYRLTKPILTFLFFLFLSTIFILIRCGYRIAELNGGYFSAIFRDEGLYIALESCMMCIAVLLLNAGHPGYAFKETPEFTKEMDQMDQDDNTVFGK from the exons ATGAGCCACACACCACTACCCGGCGGGCTTATCTCATTCGGCTCCGATGCCAACTGTACACTCGAATTATGTCCCCTCGAGTCGAGCATACTGCGATACCAACCAAATCTTCCCGCcaatgccatcttcatcggaGTATTCGGGTTGTCCATGGCTCTCCACATCTTCCAAGGTAtcaagatgaagacatgGGGCTTCATGGCGAGCATGATGGCAGGATGTATTCTCGAGATTATCGGTTACATCGGACGACTCATAATCCACGATAATCCATTCGACTTCATTGGCTTTCTATTGCAGATCAGTAAGTGTTTCTCTGAACCAGACTCAAACAAGGGATGGATGGAAAGGGAGAACTTGACTAACTCTGGCCCAGTCATGATCACCATTGCCCCCGTTTTCTTCTCTGCTGCCATCTATGTTCTTCTGTCCCAGGT catcaacttTGTCGACCCAAGTGTCTCTCGATTCTCTCCCAAGTATTTCTACTGGATCTTCATCCCGTCCGACATTATCTCCCTCATCCTCCAAGCCGTCGGTGGTGCAGTCTCTGTTGTTTCCACAGCGCAGGAAGATGTCAAGACTGGAGAGGACATCTCCATCGCTGGTCTCGTCTTCCAAGTCGTCACTTTACTTTGTTTCGTTGCTTTGTTCATCGACTACGTTTTCAGGGCTTCCAAGTCACCGGCCCGATATCGCCTTACCAAGCCCATCCTcactttcctcttcttcctctttctctcgacaatcttcatcttgattcGATGTGGCTACCGAATTGCCGAGCTCAATGGAGGATACTTCAGTGCTATCTTTCGAGACGAAGGTCTTTACATCGCTCTTGAATCTTG CATGATGTGCAttgctgttcttcttctgaaTGCGGGCCACCCTGGATATGCTTTCAAGGAAACCCCCGAGTTTACCAAGGAAATGGACCAGATGGACCAAGACGACAATACCGTCTTTGGAAAATAA